AGGATTTGAAAGAAATTCGATGAGATTAAGGTCATAATCACTAAGATCGAAAAGACGATGTTTTGTTTAATGATTTTGTTCATCCGCCGCGAAAGTCGAATGGCTTCAGAAATCCGTGGTAAATCATTTTTCATTAATACAATATCGGCTGTCTCCAGTGCAACATCTGTTCCTTCTCCCATAGCTATTCCTACATTGGCAATTGCCAGTGCCGGTGCATCGTTAATGCCATCTCCCACCATAGCTACTGTTTTGTGCTTAGATTTGAGTTTTTTGAGCTGATCGACTTTATCCTGTGGCAGACATTCCGCAAAGTATTCATCCACATGGCTTTCCGCTGCAATGGCCTGAGCCGTTTTCTCGCTGTCACCTGTTAGCATAATCGTGTGAATGCCTTCTTGCTTTAAATGATCAATAGCAAGCTTCGTTTCTTCCCTAACGATATCTTTTAAAGCGATCATTCCGCTTAATAAACCATTAATTTCAATAAAAACCATTGTGTTTCCTTGGCCTTCCAGATCTTTGGCCTTATTATTGGCAAATTCAGCAGTCTTTTCCTCGCCAATAAACGCCGCTTTCCCAATCTTCCATTCCTCTCCATTTATAACCGCTTTAACACCCCATCCAGGAACATCTTCTATGCTGTCGGGATGAAAAAGCTCTTTCCCCATTGTTTTCTTTGCATAGTTGACAATGGCCTGAGCCAACGGGTGATTAGAATGACTTTCAATGGATGCTGCCTTCCACAAAAGGTCGTTTTGATCTAGGCTCTCTAAAACAGCTACTTCTGTTACTGCCGGTTTTCCTTTAGTCAGTGTCCCAGTCTTATCGAAGGCAATAGCTTCCAAATGACTTAAATTCTCTAAATGGACACCGCCCTTCACTAATATTCCATGTCTGGCCCCATTAGATATCGCCGACAAAGTTGCAGGCATTATCGAGGCAACTAATGCGCAAGGAGAAGCAACCACCAATAAAATCATGGCCCGATAAAAGGATTCATGCCAATTCCAGCCCAGGAGAAAATGAGGCAGAAAGAACATCAATGCAACCACTACAAGAACGACTTTAACGTAAGATCCTTCAAATCGTTCAATGAACAGCTGAGAAGGAGACTTTTCACTTTGTGCTGATTGTACAAGTTCAATAATTTTATGAAAGAGAGTATCACTGCTTTCCTTTGTAACTTCGACTGTGATTGAGCCTGTCATATTAACTGTTCCTGTAAAAACCTCTTCCTGAATCCCCTTTGAAACCGGCATGGATTCACCGGTAATTGCTGCTTCATCAATGTTGGTGCTTCCTTTTATAATGGTTCCGTCTGCTGGGATCCGTTCACCAGGTTTAATCAGGATCAGATCTTTTACTCTCAAATCCGCAACTGGAACGCGCTTTTCATCGCCACTGCTAATGAGAAGGGCCTCTTCAGGCTGCAATTCCATGAGCGATGAAATTTCTTTATGGCTTTTATTCATGGCATATGTTTCAAGGGCACCACTGACAGCAAAGATAAAGATTAAAATCGCACCTTCTGTCCAGTATCCGATAATAGCTGAACCAATGGCAGCGAAAATCATGAGCATTTCCACATTCAATTCTTTATTTTCGTAAGTTTCCTCAATACCTTCCTTTGCTTTGGCAAATCCGCCAATAATAAAAGCAAGTAGATAGGCAATAATCGATTCTGCTCCATGGTCATATTTATCCAAGAGCCACCCCATCAAAATGAAGACTCCGCTTAACCCCGCTGCAATAAGCTCGGCATACGGTTTTATTTTTTCTAAAAATCCAACATGCTGAATTCCTTTGGCAAGTGTTTTTGCTTCTGAACTCATCATTTCCCCCTCCTAATTGAGAAAAATAATCAACCTCATACCCCTTAAAAAACACGAAAGCTGTCATCATAAGATGACAGCAGTTTTCTAGATAGAAGTTATATATATATTTGCTTTCATTTTACCATAGATTTATTACATAAGATATGAATTTGCCTGAGAAAGTGTTTCTATAAATTTTCCTTTTCTTCCAGAGTCAGTGATTTTCTTCCAAATAGGAAAATGATACATGAGACAGCTAGAAGTAATGCACTGATCAAGTAAAAGAAACTTATATTTTGAACATATTTAATGAATAAACCGCCTAGCAGGGGACCACAAAGGCTTCCTACACTGAAAAAGATGCCGCACAATAAGTTCCCTGTTGGAAGTAAGTTTTTTGGTACTAAATCCGCCATATAACTGATGCCTAAGGAAAATGTTGAGCCAACCAGCATTCCTGAAAACAGAAATGTTAAAAATAAGCCGACCACATTTTGCTCAAAAAAGCTTGCTGCCGTAAAGCTGCAAAAGCCAAGAAAGCCAACAGTCATCAAGACCCTTCTTCGACCATACTGATCGCTCAGCACTCCTAAAGGAAGCTGGGTAACAATGCTCCCAATAGCGAATGCTGATAGAACAAGGGAAACACTGGAGACGTCGACATCTTTCCTTAACGCATAAATAGGAAAGCTGCCGTTTAACGAGGATTCCAGGAAACCGTAAACGAATGGCGGCAAAAAAGCAATCCATGCAAATTTCATTGTCTGATTAAATTGTTTTAACGTCGATATAAACGAATTAAGCTTTACTTCCTGTTCGGGGCGCTCATTTTTCAAGATGAATACAAAGCACCAACCGATCAAACAAAGAATGGATGAGAGCAAAAACGGAAGTGCAGCGTTTATTTTAACTAGGGGAGTCATCAACGGCCCAGCGGCAAAGCCAATGCCAAAAAACAATCCATATAATGAAAGATTTCGGCCTCTTTTCTCAGTTGGAGAAAATGAAGTAATCCATGTTTGTGTGGCAAAATGCAAGGAATGGTCACCAATGCCAATAACAAGCCTCAAGAAAAACCAAAACCAAAATGTTTGCCATAGAGGGAAGAGGGCAATTGAAATAAATACTAGTCCTCCGCCAATAATAATCATAGGCTTGTAGCCGTACTTTCTTAGCGGCAGCTCCATAAACGGTGAAATCAGCAAGATCCCAATATAAAGGGCTGTTGCATTTAATCCGTTTAATGTAGAAGAGACACCGCTTTTTTCAAATATAACGGCAATCAAGGGCAGAAGCATCCCTTGCGAAAATCCGGAAATTGCTACTATGCTGACAAGAATCCAAAACCGAACCGTACTTGTTTTCATTACCATAATCCTCAATTCTCCAAAATCACCCATACATGATGGTATCTAGAAAATTCCATGTTTGCAAGAAAAATGTTGCTATTCATGTTTACCATAGGGAATATTTATAAAAATAGAACGGGAGTAAAAACTACACATGTGGAGGGAACGCGGTGACAAAAAAAATATTTATGATGATGACGTTATTAGGGGTACCACTATCAATAATAGGAACTTTATTGCACTGGTCAAATCTGCTTCTTTTTGCGATATACTGTCTCACGATTATTGCTCTATCCAGTTATATGGGGCGTGCAACAGAAAGTCTTTCGATCATTGCGGGGCCGAGGATTGGAGGGCTTCTTAATGCCACGTTTGGCAATGCCGTAGAATTGATTATTGCCATTTTTTCCTTAAAGGCGGGCTTAAACGGGGTGGTGCTTGCTTCGTTAACGGGATCTGTATTAGGAAACATGCTTCTTGTAGCAGGATTATCATTTTTTGTAGGAGGATTAAAATACAAGCGGCAAAGGTTCAATGTGTATGATGCCAGGCACAATTCCGGACTATTAATGTTTGCTGTATTGATAGCCTTTGTTATTCCTGAAGTTTTTTCTATTGAGATGCGAGGGGACGAAACACTTTCATTAAGTGTGGGCATATCGGTTACCTTGATTATTTTGTATCTTGCTGCGCTTTTCTTTAAATTGGTTACTCATCGCGGAGTATATCAATCTTCAAACGAACTTTCTGAACATGAGGAGGAAGAGCCTGAATGGGGGAAAGGCCGGGCTATTTTTGTGTTGGCCCTTGCTACCCTTGCTGTTGCGTACATATCAGAACATCTCGTGCACACCTTTGAGTTCGTAGCCAAATCCTTCGGCTGGTCCGAACTATTTATTGGTGTAATTATCGTGGCTATAGTCGGAAATGCAGCTGAACACGCATCCGCTGTGTTAATGGCTCACAAAAATAAAATGGACGTAGCTGTCGAAATCGCCATCGGCTCCACCCTGCAAGTCGCAATGTTCGTACTTCCAGCCCTAGTCCTAATCTCACTATTCTTTGAAAAATCAATGCCTCTGCTATTCACCTGGCAAGAACTAGCAGCCATGGCATCATCCGTCCTCCTCATGGTCGTCATCTCCAACGACGGCGAATCCAACTGGTTCGAAGGCCTCACCCTCATCGCCGCCTATGTCATCATGGGGATTGGATTCTATCTGCTATAAGATGATTACTTTAGGGTGTCAGGCACCATGTGAAAAATTCACAATGGTGTCAGGCACCAGCCAAACAACATCTCAGAAAAAAGCCAAAATAAAGACTCTAAGCTGAGGGCTTAGAGTCTCCTTTTTTCATTCGTCTTCATTAAATGTACTTTTTGAAACGTTTTCATTTTAAGGGTTATAAATCAATCGCTTTACTTTGGGACCATCGATCACCAACCTTCATGTTTAATTAATTAGAAAGAAAAACACGAGTGTTGAATGTCATATATGTGTGAATCCCAACCTCCTTAAGTATTCGATAAAATGGTTAGCAGATTGATTGCGGCCCTCCTTTTTAAAAGGTTAAGTTTATTATAAGTTATAATTTAAATTTTGTAAATGTTCTGATTATTACATTTTTGTTACTTATTAACTGTTTTTAAAACCGTTTATGAGGGAAAAAAGGGATCTTAAAGAAATTTATTGTTAATAATGGATAATATTTATGAACTCCGAAAAAACTACTATCAGACTTATATATGTTTTACAGAAAGGAGTAAACCCCGTGAAGAAAATTATATTTGCCCTTTTGGCCTTCTTATTAATGGCTGGATCCTTACAGGCAGTGAACGCCGCACATAAAGCTCCTGTGAAAAATGAACCGGTAAAATATCAAATACCTTCATCCGTTCGTAATATTTCGAAGGAGAATACGTATCCAAACTCTACACAGGATTTGCCGCAGCTTCAACCAAGCGATCTAACAAAAAAGCTGATTAACTCATCAAAAGTGAAAATTGAAAATCTAGATCTTATCCGCATGCTAAATGAATCGAGCATTAACAGCTCACCTTTTGCTATCGGGTACCGAGCCATTATTTACTTAGGGCAATGGCCATTGAACTATGAATCAACTGAAACATCACCAAACTGGGAGTATCAAAAAATTAATACCAATTATTTTGATAACCGAGGCGGAAAGGTCCCATACCAGATTAAATATGTTCAAGAAACGCAAAAAGTTATCAGAGGCGGACTAACTGCGAAAATTCCGAATGCCGAAGATGTGAAGAAAATGATGCTGTTAAAAGCTATGCAAAAAACACATCTTCCATTGTCATTTGAAACCATCATAGGCGCTGGAACAAAAAATGACCATTTTTATAATATTCCCCCTAACCGTCTGGGCTATCTCTATGCCTATGCACCTGGAGTCAGTGAAAAAGGAAAAGTCACTTACGGCGAAGTGTATCTCATGTTAAAAGGAAACCGTAAATTTATTGTTGTAAAAAATGTAACTTCACAAGGAATCGGGGCATGGATTCCTGTTCAGGATTACGTGTCATTTGGATTTATGGCATCAGAACGGCCGCGTTAACCAAAAATAAAAGGCTCCCACCGCGAGGAGTCTTTTATTTTACAACATTGTAAAATTGAATCAATTTCTGTAGGATGAATAGTAGATGAAAGGAGAGGGCAACCAATGGGCAATCCGACTTACGACAAAAATTCGCAGGTGGACTTTTTAAAACATCGTTTAAATATGTTTCTTGATCTGCTCGATGCAATTGACCCGGAAGATACCGAACTAGATGATATCGACCGTTTAATCACGATTATCGATGAATTGGAATCAAAATGCAAGGAGTTCAATAACCGCGAAATGAGTGAGTCTGTTTAATAGCAGGCTCTTTTTTTATGGCTATGCTAAAGACATTGTTGATATTTAAACACTGCTCATTTCCGCTCCAGGCAAGGCCGCGAACCGCCCGTGGCTGGAGCGGAAATCAACGGCAATCGGTGGAAAAATAACTCTAGCCGGCAACTTTTGATACTGACAAATATAAACGTCAGCGATTTAATAGGGTTGCCCGAATTTAATTGACTCATTATCTCTTCTAAATCAAGTTAAATTTATACCGTTTGCTTTTTGATTGTTCCGTTCTTAAAGTATTCCGGTTCAGGATTCCTTAAATAAAACCGATTGTTTAATTTTAAGAGGGATATAGATTAAACTCCATTCTCATCTGAATAGTAGAACAAAAGTTGCGACGCTTTCCACATATGGATAAAATTGTATAAATGAGGGTTTTTATTTCCAATAGAAAAAGAACATTAATTATATAAAAGTATTACAGGAAAGGCGATATTTTTGATGCAAAAAACTATTTTACTTGTTGAAGACGACCAGGATATTAGTAATATGATAAAAACCTATTTGAATAACGAGGCCTTTAATGTCAAATGTGTATTTGACGGAGAGGAAGCAAGGATTGCCTTTAAGAATGCCCATTATGATTTGGTTTTGTTAGATTTAATGTTGCCAAAGTTAAATGGTATGGACTTTCTACAATTGGTGAGGACTAATAGTTTTATTCCTGTAATTATTATGTCAGCAAAAGATAGTGAAGGGGATAAAGCGTTAGGGCTTGGTTTAGGAGCAGATGATTATATCACTAAACCATTTTCAATGGTCGAACTTGCTGCAAGAGTGAAAGCGGCCATCAGAAGAGCCACACAGTACATAGCTACTCCAATAGAACGAAATACATCAATAATCAAAGTACATGAGATTGAATTGGACACGGAGAATCATCGTGTGACAAAGAAAGGGATTGAGATCAACTTAACATCAAAGGAATGGAAGATTCTTTGTTTGTTATTTGAAAATCAAAAGAAAGTATTTACAAAAGAACAGATTTATCGATCGGTCTGGAGTGACGATTATTTTGGTGATGAAAATATTATTAATGTACACATCAGCCGACTGAGAGAAAAAATCGAGGATACTCCATCGAAACCCTCTTATATTAAAACAATATGGGGAATCGGGTATAAGCTGGGAGAATTTTAAGTGATTACTATATTAAGTTTTGTCATAATTGCCCTCCTCATTTGTATAATTTATCAAAATCAATCAAATAAGAGAAGAAACACGAATCTTGGCTATATAACTAATAAACTTGAACAGATGAGAGCCTCCCAATTAAGTGGGAGAATTCTCATCGTAACAGATGATAAAGCCCTCATTGAAATGCTAAATATGTTAAATCAAGTTATTGATGATTATCAAGAAAATGTACGTCAGTATAAAAAAGCGAAAGCCTCGATAAAACGTATGTTGACTAATGTCTCTCATGATCTTAAAACGCCGCTTACAGTAATCTCAGGCTATATTGAAATGCTTCAAAACCAACCGAAAATTAATGAACAAGAAAGAGTGCGTTTGCTGCAACAAGTACATAGTAAAACATTAGAACTTATTACATTAATGAATACATTTTTTGACTTGGCTAAGTTAGAATCCGGCGATAAAGATATTCCACTTGAAAAAGTTAATTTAACTGAGGTCTGTAAGAACAATATTCTATTGTTTTATGAATGGATCCAAATTAAAGGATTAGAAGTAGTCATTGAGATACCAGAAAAGCCCGTTTTTGCTCTCGGTAATGAAGGAGCAATAAACCGTGTTTTAAATAACCTGATTTCAAATGGTCTTCGCTATGGTGCTGATGGCAAGATGATCGGTTTAAAGGTGTTTTATGATGAGACAAGGGTCTATGTCGAAGTTTTCGATAAAGGAAAAGGAATTAATGAAACCGAACAAGAACGTGTATTTGAACGTATGTACACACTTGAAGAATCGAGAAATAAGGCCTTCCAGGGCAGTGGTCTAGGTTTAACTATTACAAAAAGACTGGTTGAAGAAATGCAAGGAGACATTTCAGTACAATCCATACCGTTTGAAAAAACATCTTTTACATTTTCATTGAAACGTTTTAACAAGTAGCTCACTTTTTTCTTAAGATTTTCGTAAGAATTTAGACAGAAAAAAGCAAAGGTCGCTTGATAGAATGAAAACAGTTAGAAAACGAGGAGGGTCAGCATGAACTATGTTGTACAGACAAGAAATTTAACAAAAACTTTCCAAGGTCATGATGTTGTGTCACATGTAACGATGAATATTAGACAAGGTGAGATTTACGGATTTCTTGGACCGAATGGTGCGGGTAAGTCAACAATAATGAAGATGCTAACCAATTTGATTAAGCCTTCA
Above is a genomic segment from Neobacillus endophyticus containing:
- a CDS encoding sensor histidine kinase, translating into MITILSFVIIALLICIIYQNQSNKRRNTNLGYITNKLEQMRASQLSGRILIVTDDKALIEMLNMLNQVIDDYQENVRQYKKAKASIKRMLTNVSHDLKTPLTVISGYIEMLQNQPKINEQERVRLLQQVHSKTLELITLMNTFFDLAKLESGDKDIPLEKVNLTEVCKNNILLFYEWIQIKGLEVVIEIPEKPVFALGNEGAINRVLNNLISNGLRYGADGKMIGLKVFYDETRVYVEVFDKGKGINETEQERVFERMYTLEESRNKAFQGSGLGLTITKRLVEEMQGDISVQSIPFEKTSFTFSLKRFNK
- a CDS encoding YfkD famly protein; the protein is MKKIIFALLAFLLMAGSLQAVNAAHKAPVKNEPVKYQIPSSVRNISKENTYPNSTQDLPQLQPSDLTKKLINSSKVKIENLDLIRMLNESSINSSPFAIGYRAIIYLGQWPLNYESTETSPNWEYQKINTNYFDNRGGKVPYQIKYVQETQKVIRGGLTAKIPNAEDVKKMMLLKAMQKTHLPLSFETIIGAGTKNDHFYNIPPNRLGYLYAYAPGVSEKGKVTYGEVYLMLKGNRKFIVVKNVTSQGIGAWIPVQDYVSFGFMASERPR
- a CDS encoding heavy metal translocating P-type ATPase; the protein is MSSEAKTLAKGIQHVGFLEKIKPYAELIAAGLSGVFILMGWLLDKYDHGAESIIAYLLAFIIGGFAKAKEGIEETYENKELNVEMLMIFAAIGSAIIGYWTEGAILIFIFAVSGALETYAMNKSHKEISSLMELQPEEALLISSGDEKRVPVADLRVKDLILIKPGERIPADGTIIKGSTNIDEAAITGESMPVSKGIQEEVFTGTVNMTGSITVEVTKESSDTLFHKIIELVQSAQSEKSPSQLFIERFEGSYVKVVLVVVALMFFLPHFLLGWNWHESFYRAMILLVVASPCALVASIMPATLSAISNGARHGILVKGGVHLENLSHLEAIAFDKTGTLTKGKPAVTEVAVLESLDQNDLLWKAASIESHSNHPLAQAIVNYAKKTMGKELFHPDSIEDVPGWGVKAVINGEEWKIGKAAFIGEEKTAEFANNKAKDLEGQGNTMVFIEINGLLSGMIALKDIVREETKLAIDHLKQEGIHTIMLTGDSEKTAQAIAAESHVDEYFAECLPQDKVDQLKKLKSKHKTVAMVGDGINDAPALAIANVGIAMGEGTDVALETADIVLMKNDLPRISEAIRLSRRMNKIIKQNIVFSILVIMTLISSNFFQILNLPFGVIGHEGSTILVILNSLRLLK
- a CDS encoding MFS transporter, coding for MKTSTVRFWILVSIVAISGFSQGMLLPLIAVIFEKSGVSSTLNGLNATALYIGILLISPFMELPLRKYGYKPMIIIGGGLVFISIALFPLWQTFWFWFFLRLVIGIGDHSLHFATQTWITSFSPTEKRGRNLSLYGLFFGIGFAAGPLMTPLVKINAALPFLLSSILCLIGWCFVFILKNERPEQEVKLNSFISTLKQFNQTMKFAWIAFLPPFVYGFLESSLNGSFPIYALRKDVDVSSVSLVLSAFAIGSIVTQLPLGVLSDQYGRRRVLMTVGFLGFCSFTAASFFEQNVVGLFLTFLFSGMLVGSTFSLGISYMADLVPKNLLPTGNLLCGIFFSVGSLCGPLLGGLFIKYVQNISFFYLISALLLAVSCIIFLFGRKSLTLEEKENL
- the cax gene encoding calcium/proton exchanger, giving the protein MTKKIFMMMTLLGVPLSIIGTLLHWSNLLLFAIYCLTIIALSSYMGRATESLSIIAGPRIGGLLNATFGNAVELIIAIFSLKAGLNGVVLASLTGSVLGNMLLVAGLSFFVGGLKYKRQRFNVYDARHNSGLLMFAVLIAFVIPEVFSIEMRGDETLSLSVGISVTLIILYLAALFFKLVTHRGVYQSSNELSEHEEEEPEWGKGRAIFVLALATLAVAYISEHLVHTFEFVAKSFGWSELFIGVIIVAIVGNAAEHASAVLMAHKNKMDVAVEIAIGSTLQVAMFVLPALVLISLFFEKSMPLLFTWQELAAMASSVLLMVVISNDGESNWFEGLTLIAAYVIMGIGFYLL
- a CDS encoding SE1561 family protein — translated: MGNPTYDKNSQVDFLKHRLNMFLDLLDAIDPEDTELDDIDRLITIIDELESKCKEFNNREMSESV
- a CDS encoding response regulator transcription factor; the encoded protein is MQKTILLVEDDQDISNMIKTYLNNEAFNVKCVFDGEEARIAFKNAHYDLVLLDLMLPKLNGMDFLQLVRTNSFIPVIIMSAKDSEGDKALGLGLGADDYITKPFSMVELAARVKAAIRRATQYIATPIERNTSIIKVHEIELDTENHRVTKKGIEINLTSKEWKILCLLFENQKKVFTKEQIYRSVWSDDYFGDENIINVHISRLREKIEDTPSKPSYIKTIWGIGYKLGEF